The DNA region TGGCAACTTGAACACTGACAGCATTCTTCTTGGTCAGACTTTTTAGACGTTTTCAAAAATGTAACCGTTATTTACTGTACCTCTAACTTAAGTGGAAACTCTTGCCAGTGAGCCTTTCTAGCCTTGCCATTCATGTTTTACCAAGGACCTTGTAAATGATATCAAGCATATTGAACaggttgaataaaggtgtgtgATATTGTGCTGAACCAATGTGAAGATCTGATTAGGCTTATATGTTCAAAGTTTGGTACTTTAAATTTCTTAATTATTAGCCAAAATATTGAGGCATTGAAAGAGAGCGCCATAATGAGGTCGTCATTGTTTGTGTGAGTCTGTAAGTTGTTGGTCGTATAAGTTTGTATATGGAGAGCGCCCTACTTCTCCACACATTAAACTCTATACTCTAACAGCTGCCAAGTCTGGCCAGCCCTTAATCTGAATTACTAGCTCCCAGATCAAAACATGATAAAGAGGAATAAACAGATGTTCCTTTTTTCTCTGAGTCTTTGAGGAAGTGTTTCCtgtcccagacagacacacagtcatgaTGACTCAGGACACTCACAAGACTATAAAAGTAGTAAGCTTCTTAGGGTATGGTAATAGCATTCAAGTCTTACCTTGCATTTTAAAACCAGAAAACATCTCTTTCATTCAGTATCATCATTACAGCATGGAAAACTGCGTGTTTGTATTTTGGTTACACCTACTGGTTACACCTACTCCCTAAGTCTGGAGTGTTCATTGTATCTAACCTGCTGAATACGATTAGCACTCCCATGAAAAAAAGCCTACAGATACTGATATTCATAGGACAGCACCGTTTTATTTTGCGACAAAGAATGTATTCTGAGGTAAATGTTACAAAACAACGGTTTTTGACAATACTGTATTGTTGTTTAATTGACATTGATACAGCATGAATTGGAAAACCAATGACGTCATTTAAAATACTCACATAATTGTTATGTTTCTAATATCACTTATGGTCTTCAAGACATAATCGAAACACAATGAAAAGCAGTAGTGGTAGTTTTTAGGCTAAACAGCTATAATATATCTTGACGCGACGATAACTCGTCTGGGCCTCTATCCTTCCTTAACTATTGATCATTTAAAATGACTGGTGGATATAACATACAGACTGCTGTGCTGCTTCTGCCCGGCATCCCTCAGTGGCGGACATCATGGTGCTGCTGGacatcctgctcctcatcctccaGCTCGTCTTCTTCGTACTCGCCAATCTCGTCAGCGGTGGCGTCCTGGTACTGCTGGTACTCAGACACCAGGTCGTTCATGTTGCTCTCAGCTTCTGTAAACTCCATCTCATCCATACCCTCTCCGGTGTACCAGTGAAGGAAGGCCTTACGGCGGAACATGGCGGTGAACTGCTCAGAGATCCTCCTGAACAGCTCCTGGATGGCCGTGCTGTTGCCGATGAAGGTGGCGGACATCTTGAGGCCACGGGGCGGGATGTCGCAGACGGCCGTCTTCACGTTGTTGGGGATCCATTCTACGAAGTAGCTGCTGTTCTTGTTCTGCACACTCAGCATCTGCTCGTCCACCTCCTTCATGGACATGCGCCCGCGGAAGATGGCGGCCACAGTGAGATAGCGGCCGTGGCGAGGGTCGCAGGCGGCCATCATGTTCTTGGCGTCAAACATCTGCTGTGTGAGCTCGGGCACGGAGAGGGCACGGTACTGCTGGCTCCCCCTGCTGGTTAGAGGGGCAAATCCGGGCATGAAGAAATGCAGGCGGGGGAAGGGCACCATGTTGACGGCCAACTTCCGGAGGTCAGCGTTAAGCTGACCGGGGAAGCGCAGGCAGGTGGTAACCCCGCTCATGGTGGCCGACACCAGGTGGTTGAGGTCTCCGTAGGTGGGCGTGGTGAGTTTGAGGGTACGGAAGCAGATGTCGTAGAGAGCCTCGTTGTCAATGCTGAAGGTCTCATCTGTGTTCTCCACCAGCTGGTGGACTGACAGGGTGGCATTGTAGGGCTCCACCACCGTGTCGGACACCTTGGGTGAGGGCATGACGCTGAAGGTGTTCATGATGCGGTCGGGGTACTCCTCGCGGATCTTGCTGATGAGCAGGGTGCCCATGCCAGAGCCGGTGCCCCCTCCCAGGGAGTGGGTAAGCTGGAAGCCTTGGAGGCAGTCACAGTTCTCAGACTCCTTCCTGACTACGTCCAGAACAGAGTCGACCAGCTCGGCTCCCTCTGTGTAGTGGCCTTTAGCCCAGTTGTTACCAGCTCCGCTCTGACCTGAAAGAACCATGGTGAACCTGTGTTAGAGACATTGCACCTTTGTGTGCTAATacacatctacagttgaagtcagaagtttacatacaccttagccaaatacatttaaactcagttttccacaattcctgacatttaatcctagtaaaaattccccgtcttaggtcagttaggatcaccgctgtatttaagaatgtgaaatgtcagaataatagtagagagaatgatttatttcagcttttatttctttcatcacattcccagtgggtcaaaagtttacatacagtcaattagtattcTGTAGCATTGCCCTTAAATTgcataacttgggtcaaacgtttcaggtagccttccacaagcttcccacaataagttgggtaattttagcccattcctcctgacagagctggtgtaactgagtcagatttgtaggcctccttgctcgcacacactttttcagttctgcccacaaattttctataggattgaagtcagggctttgtgatggccactccagtaccttgactttgttgtccttaagccattttgccacaactttggaagtatgcttggggtatattgtccatttggaagacccatttgcgaccaagctttaacttcctgactgatttcttgagatgttgcttcaatatatccacatagttttcctttctcatgaagccctctattttgtgaagtgcaccagtccctcctgcagcaaagcacccctacaacatgatgctgccacccccgtgcttcacagttgggatggtgttcttcggcttgcaagcctccccccttttcctccaaacataacaatggtcattatggccaaacagttctatttttgtttcatcagaccagaggacatttctccaaacagtacaatctttgtccccatgtgcagttgcaaaccgtagtccggcttttttatggcggttttgtagcagtggcttcttccttgctgagcggcctttcaggttatgtcaatatagtacttgttttactgtggatatagatacttttgtacccgtttcctccagcatcttcacaaggtcctttgctgttgttctgggattgatttgcacttttcgcaccaaagtccgttcatctctaggagacagaacgcgtctccttcctgagtggtatgacggctgcgtggtcccatggtgttaatacttgcgtactattgtttgtacaaatgaacgtggtaccttaaggcatttggaaattgctcccaaggatgaaccagacttgtagaggtctacattttgttttctgaggtcttggctgatttattttgattttcccatgatgtaaaacagataggcactgagtttggaggtaggccttgaaatacatccacaggtacacctccaattgactcaaatgatgtaaattagactatcagaagcttctaaagctatgacataattttctggaattttccaagctgtttaaaggcacagtcagcttggtgtatgtaaacttatgacccactggaattgtgatacagtgaattatacgtgaaataatctgtctgtaaacaatttttgaaaaaattacttgtgtcatgcacaaagtagatgtcctaaccgacttgccaaaactatagtttgttaacaagaaatttgtggagtgtttgaaaaacaagttttaataactccaacctaagtgtatgtaaacttctgacttcaactgtagcaatACATATCAATTAGAATGAAGAGTCAGTTAACCAGTTAACAAGCAAATGCATCGGGCATATTATTTGTCAGTTTCCACTGAGAGAGACAATTCCATTTTGTTAAGAGTGGATAATTACAGTGGATAGAAACAGCTTAATTGAGCATGATCAAGAGTACCATTACCATGATCTAAAATATTATAGTGTAGAAGTCTGCATATACAATAGGATGTGAATGTAGACATACTATACTTTATGCAGTAGAATTGGCAAGGTGTCGTGGGTGGATTTTATTTAACGCTATATCCCCATCTTGATGAGCACTGCAACAGTAGCAGTCTATGCCCTGTTTTCTGCTGCACAATGCTAGCTGTCTGTGCCTGACACAACCGCTCGCCGACCATGCATCCCCTTCCTGGCACATTGCTGAGCTGTTGCAGAAAAGTTGCACATTGAACACACTGTCTATCTATGTCAAAGTTAAACTAAGCTTGGCTTCAGAGGACATGACAGTGAATGCTGACACAGACATGCTGTGGGTTGAGGATGGAAGTGCTGACAGGACATGATGCTGACCCATTGGGCAAGACAgcacagacagatctgggaccaggctgggcAAGATAGCATAAAACAATCTGGAACCCGGTTAGATAACCACTACTCACCAAAGACAAAGTTGTCTGGTCTGAAGAGCTGGCCGAAGGGCCCTGAGCGGACAGAGTCCATGGTGCCTGGCTCCAGATCCACCAGGATGGCCCGGGGGACAAACTTGTTACCtgtgggggaggagaggcagggacATCAGgttaagggagggaaggaggatgggctctctctctcgctttctctcactcactcactcagcctCCCTTGCAGACTGCAGCACAGAAAAACTGCTAGCTCCAGTTCAAGGAGGCTGAGCTAAGCTGAATTCATTCAGACCAAGATGGCATCTCCCAGTAGACATGACACATTTTCTCTCTTATCGTCATATCATCTTATCATGCTGCTATGCGGATTTCTCTATGAGTAGATATTAAATCAGAGCCACGTTAACAAGAGAGGTCAATAGTGCTTAGCATTGCACACACAGGAAATAGGATCGGTGCTAACCACAGGACATGTAGGCCTACTATAGGCCCCAGAATCTGCAGTCTGGCTGGTTTGCCATAGGAGACTGACTGTTCcgtatgagagagagacagaaaaaaaggATGGGATTCTGCATGTCCATGACCTTCAAATGCCTGGGCAATAAAAATAATCTGACCAACGCACAGACAGCAGGCAAGCGTTAGGGTTGGGTTGGTTTTACAGAGATTGCACTCACTGCAGATATATacatgccaccccccccccccccccccccccgtgacgGGCTcttaagagatggagagagagaaagagagggagagagagatgatgctgcagagagaaagagagagaccgggagggagggagagagattgacaggTCCCTGCTGCTGTCCTCATTTCCCCTGCCCTGCCACAGGGCCCACTGCACCCAGACAGATATTATGGTCACAATGTCACATTCTCAATTTAAATTTGGCCTACAGTGCATGAGTTTTGCAAGTCAATAAAGTTCTGCAGTTTTTATCACCAGGGAATATAGTTTTCATTCTGAGTTTATTTGGGGGAAGGCCAAagcacactgagtgtacaaaacattaggaacaccttcctaatattgaggtgcaccccctttgccctcagaacagactcaatttgtcagggcatggactttacaaggtgtcaaaaacattccacagggattgctggcccatgttgactccaatgcttcccatagttgtgtcaagttggctggatgtcctttgggtggtggaccattcttgataaacacatgggaaactgttgagcatgaaaacccaGCCGCGCTGCCgtttttgacacactcaaaccagtgcgcctggcacctactaccatatcaaaaggcacttaaatattcaaaggcacttaaatattttgtcttgctcattcaccctttgaaaggcacacatacacaatcaatgtctcaactgtctcaagacttcaaaaaatccttctttaacctgtctcctcctgttcatctacactgattgaagtggatttaacaagtgacatcaataagagatcacagctttcacctggtcagtcatggaaagagctggtgcttctaatgttttgtacacgcaGTTTACATTACAGTGCTTATGGTTGATTCTTTTCTTAGATCTGTTGTTTAGATGCATGCAGAGATTACTTAAAGACCAATCTAGAtagtaaaaatatatatgtatttacCTGATGCTTCATTGTAGTACACGTTTATCCTTTCCAGCTGCAGGTCACTGTCACCTTGGTAACTGCCGGTGGGGTCGATGCCATGCTCGTCACTTATCACCTCCCAGAACTAAAAATGGGACAGAGAATAGGTCATGCAAACGTGATGCTTCATAGTTTGACCTAAGAGATCTGGCTATAACCTGATCAAGACATGGAAAAGTACTGGACGGTCGTTGTGCGTAGTCTATCGCTATGGCGCAGCTCCTTTGGCGACAGCCTGACGCGCCAGCCCCGCAGGTGCGCGACACCACTGCAGACCCTTTGGCTCCTAGCCCAAGTCCAAAAGCAACACACCCATATCAACCTAATGGCATCTTATATTTGTAAATAAATGAAACACTACATTTCCACGACGCATTAGTCCAAAAACATGACCCCAAAATACTGGATGGCTGATTTTGTTCTCTTGGGAAATGTAGTGCGATTCATTTTGGGACAAAAACATGCAGGTCTAAAAATTGTAAACATCTAACAGAAAAAGGGATTGCTCTATAATAACCTCTGCGTCTAGACAAATATACACATAACACCTACCTTCGCACCAATCTGGTTCCCACATTGCCCGGCCTGGATATGAACAATCTCCCTCATGATGATGCCGTTTGGGTGCACGCAGATAGCAGCCTTTTAACAACAGTGCCCTCAACCTGGTTGCGACCACTGTGTTTCTCGCCTCCAGCAGTTGTTACATTCTTATGGCGATCGGTAAACCAAGGGAGACTCATCATGTTGATGCTGATTGGGTGACGTCACACCTGTGCTGCATCCCAATTTTGCGCACCAGCCTATCAGCGGGCACCGGTTTGATGCAGTGGACGGGATGAGGATCCTGCTGCATCACTCTCCATGACATCACCCTGTCCCGGGCCAAAATGCGGGTTGTTGCCAAGCACTTTTAATCTAATACGTGGCGCATAGGCCTAGCTGTTAGTTTCCAAATTAAGGAAATACAGCTTAATTGTCGATAAATACGTCCCCTTTCAATATAACCTAGGCATTGCCCATGTACCTTGCAGTCCTGAATCTGCTTCAGTTGTAGCCTTTATTTTGTCCAATAGAGGTCAGTTTGGAGCTTTGCAACTATACCGTCCACAACGTTTCCATCAAAGACAGGTTACTTATTTGTTCTTATTAATCACTTGTTTAGCAGAGACAGGAAAAGCCTTCACCTAGGAGCACGTTCGCCATGTATTGCTTTATTGTATGACATCACACAACAGGAAGTTGTTAAAATCAGAGTATTCCAAGCAGAGAAAtcttttggcagcatgagtgagtTATTTTGGTAGGTAGTATGGTCTTAACATTTAAAGATCAAATCGAATTGTATTGCTCACATACACATTttttttatcagatgttattgtgggtgtagtgaaatgctaatCAATACAACTATTTACTGAATCAAATTTAGGGGATGACTTTCCAGCACAGCAGTACACCAACATGAATCCACAATTCATTAAGAATGTGAATATTGATAAGTGATTCATTACATACAGAATTGACACACTTTATGCCCTTGTCATTTCATTATcttgggttagagaggacatcaagtggtaaaaataaataaaacgagAACCTTGCACACAAACACCTCAAGATTCAAGAGGTGGCTTGAAAATTGTCTGAATACCAATTAACTCAACCAAGACCCAGAATGCATCATTGATCAATAAATAGTGAAGTTTATTACGACACATATGGCTTATATACAAATGCATTATTCAAGTTAAAACAAAAAAGGGAAAATTAAAAACTGGTCACATCCATGTTtttacattcattcattcattcaaatcATGCAAAAACAGAAACTGTTATATCAGGATTATTTCTCATTTCCGCAACATAGTTTGGCTGCAGTGGGGACAATTTAGGATGATGGGAGTCATTTGATCAGTTGAGAACCATTTCCAGACCACTGTATAATAGCAAAACCTATCAATGCACAGCGAATCATAGTCAGTTTACATAACATCAGTCTGCTAATCCATCTCTAAATGCCTTTTCTTTACAACTGTATACTCAATGTATTATATTGTCCATCTACTTGTACTGTTTTAGTATAGTCCCTTTCCAAGCCATCACCCCACTCtacccatagaaatagaatgaatcaTTATACTTCTGACTAACCATACACCATTGCTTGTGCGGACGTTGCGATTACATATGAAATCTGAGACTGTAATGTAAGGTTGTAATGTGTTGCATTGTGACATTTTAAGATAAGAGCGGTTGCAGTTCAAGAACTGTGGGGTGAGAAGTATTGCTACAGCTGCAGACAATATACTCCAACATTTGTACGATTGACCTCTTATGTTGTTCCAGTGTCAATAGACTATCGTGCGTTAGTAACACCATCCTCACATCACAGCTAACCAAATGTACTAATCTGACTTGACAGGAGTACAGCAGACATTATGGTTTGAGGCGTGAAGTTTATTAGATATTAAAAGAAGCTAAGAGACTCATACAGGGGTGTAATGAAGTTTTACTTGATTCACATATCCTTTCTCCACCATGCTTGCATTTTCTGGACAAGGTGTATGTAGTATTAGGAATGAAGACCACAGCAACAAGTATATCTTCTTTA from Salvelinus fontinalis isolate EN_2023a chromosome 26, ASM2944872v1, whole genome shotgun sequence includes:
- the LOC129823624 gene encoding tubulin beta-2A chain-like, with the protein product MREIVHIQAGQCGNQIGAKFWEVISDEHGIDPTGSYQGDSDLQLERINVYYNEASGNKFVPRAILVDLEPGTMDSVRSGPFGQLFRPDNFVFGQSGAGNNWAKGHYTEGAELVDSVLDVVRKESENCDCLQGFQLTHSLGGGTGSGMGTLLISKIREEYPDRIMNTFSVMPSPKVSDTVVEPYNATLSVHQLVENTDETFSIDNEALYDICFRTLKLTTPTYGDLNHLVSATMSGVTTCLRFPGQLNADLRKLAVNMVPFPRLHFFMPGFAPLTSRGSQQYRALSVPELTQQMFDAKNMMAACDPRHGRYLTVAAIFRGRMSMKEVDEQMLSVQNKNSSYFVEWIPNNVKTAVCDIPPRGLKMSATFIGNSTAIQELFRRISEQFTAMFRRKAFLHWYTGEGMDEMEFTEAESNMNDLVSEYQQYQDATADEIGEYEEDELEDEEQDVQQHHDVRH